A window from Dunckerocampus dactyliophorus isolate RoL2022-P2 chromosome 15, RoL_Ddac_1.1, whole genome shotgun sequence encodes these proteins:
- the arid2 gene encoding AT-rich interactive domain-containing protein 2, translated as MANSTGKNLPDQRRKGQAFLDELRQFHQSRGSPFKKIPIVGGKELDLSALYIRVVSLGGFAKVSDKNQWIELGEEFNFPRSCSNAAFALKQYYLRYLEKYERVHHFGEDDDEAQPGNPKTSLPVGAIPTSYNYQQHVVSDYLRQSYGLSTDFVPPCDYNKLVLSLLSGLPNEVDFAVNVCTLLSNESKHAMQLDKDPKVVTLLLAHTGVFDDSLGSFSGVFGTDWKEKTSRDFIRFWKEVVEDAEVRELIWDKSSTAQDGTSVAERWQSLFHPPRNQGISDMEAQRVLQVAVILRNLSFEEANVKLLAANRTCLRFLLLCAHCNLIALRQLGLDTLGNVAAELQLDPVDFRMTHLIFHTITKCLMSRDRFLKMRAMEILGNLSKAEDNGVLICEYVDQDSYREVMMLLTLPDLMLLMASLEVLYLLAQLGEVPCSKIASVDHSIDLLVRLVSVDLHTFGPDALTAVRLIEHQANTEQATEVRPQLVEQVPAAVQGATSTTTRAPVQSTQPPPGIVELDGEKFTLQWLNAHFETNTEGSVSRSDMYSEYLATCSKMGRSNILNSTGFLKCLRTVFPNHTMRRQEETKTSGPIHILLVGIRRRSIPLPIQLYYQQSQQQQTPGATPPPVVRQEAPGDPQVPSPGIPPGNTPQMGRTPGPSVSAGGPAGPHPVQLSSNTQTVVQQVRPCPAVQIPTSSSAFQNHSPQNPAAPTPAQQHCPILPTGTPVTLFQQVPQGHILTARVQGVCPPISQHPPLTQTPPLSAPQGGSPQVEPQCGVAASASTSSIQASSTGSRVTFQNIAPKPAPNQTAVPAATIAAPNQQPQQQAQSVVIVSPSPQQTPVYTPAIHQIVLANPSAIPGAQTIQLAGQPAAPSSPCPPAASHSNALVQPNQTVSQTLSMKRHQQQPSLQMIPQTPPSQPTSSESSLIKQLLLPKRGPSTPGGKLILPAPQVPPPNSTIAPNSQVIYQAAYNTQGPSPQPQQLNVQLVPGQVQLLPGQLISTSSPATIIQAPMATGQVTFTVVPNTGFTTSTAAVAAVSAVAPSVPQPPLSTGTVPQQAPAVPPPSPLPPNPLRGDKIICQKEEEAKDATGLHIHERKIEVMENSSLPDGDSTNGKTSNGDVGVGGKLLNGRKCVESNLPPYHSGNTQGALNGPAVESPPANGKQALSPRLDAPLEANPDSKKTLVNGVCDVDRGDCGVINKNIPNHIASKQYLGNGDVGPTEKSHSSTPPAPSPPLQQDTAKAQQAERLANGPQAVGTRPPSELTNGPLGPGHAVPVLRQQLLPNSSLPPTLPVTSPSVVTSPANGVALEARGVKRPAENEDRTASAPSSGIPNKVGVRIITISDPNNAGNSSTMVAVPAGTDPSTVAKVAIENATQQRNCSPTQTAGSTPTVTPSPPPVTQPANADSNGPHLPPTQQAPTAPPEQNRKAGQNFKCLWQSCKRWFETPSQVFYHAATQHGGKDVYGGHCQWEGCDPFPRQRLSFITHLQDKHCSRDSLLAGLKLEEQQAQQSPNQTSSQTPPVAGSSTPAGRPAKAIVNHPSAALMALRRGSRNLVFRDFTDEKEGPVTKHIRLTAALTLKNIAKHSDCGRVLVKKHETHLSVLALSNMEVSTTLAKCLYELTRSLQA; from the exons ATGGCAAATTCGACGGGGAAAAACCTTCCAGATCAGCGGCGGAAAGGACAGGCTTTCCTGGACGAGCTGCGGCAATTCCACCAAAGCAGAGG ATCACCGTTTAAGAAGATTCCTATCGTGGGTGGGAAAGAGCTGGACCTGAGCGCTCTCTACATCAGAGTCGTCTCTTTAGGTGGATTTGCTAAG GTGTCTGACAAAAACCAATGGATTGAGCTCGGAGAGGAGTTTAACTTCCCAAGGAGTTGCTCCAACGCTGCATTCGCTTTAAAACAGTACTACCTTCG ATACTTGGAGAAGTATGAGAGAGTCCATCACTTTGGTGAGGATGACGACGAGGCGCAGCCGGGGAATCCCAAAACCTCTCTTCCAGTTGGCGCAATTCCCACGTCCTACAACTACCAGCAACATGTTGTATCAG ACTATCTCCGCCAAAGCTACGGGCTGTCTACGGATTTTGTTCCGCCGTGTGACTACAACAAACTGGTGCTGTCTCTCCTTTCGGGCCTACCCAACGAAGTGGACTTTGCCGTCAATGTTTGCACTCTGCTCTCCAATGAGAGCAAGCATGCCATGCAGCTGGACAAGGACCCCAAAGTGGTCACATTGCTGTTGGCCCATACTGGTGTCTTTGACGACT CGCTCGGCAGCTTCTCTGGGGTGTTTGGTACTGACTGGAAGGAGAAAACATCCCGAGACTTTATCAGG TTTTGGAAAGAGGTGGTGGAGGATGCTGAAGTCAGGGAGCTGATCTGGGACAAGAGCAGCACAGCACAAG ATGGTACATCCGTAGCAGAACGTTGGCAAAGTCTCTTCCACCCACCACGGAACCAGGGCATCAGCGACATGGAGGCCCAGCGGGTGCTGCAGGTCGCAGTCATCCTGCGAAACCTCTCCTTCGAGGAGGCCAACGTCAAGCTGCTGGCAGCCAACCGAACGTGCCTGCGCTTCCTTTTGCTCTGTGCTCACTGTAACCTCATTGCACTCCGACAGCTCGGACTCGACACGTTGGGCAACGTGGCTGCCGAG cttCAGCTTGATCCCGTTGACTTTCGGATGACTCATCTGATCTTTCACACCATCACCAAATGCTTGATGTCCAGAGACAGGTTTCTCAAAATGAGAG cCATGGAGATCCTGGGCAACCTCAGCAAAGCAGAGGACAACGGCGTGCTCATCTGCGAATATGTGGACCAGGACTCTTACAGGGAGGTTATGATGCTCCTCACTCTGCCTGACCTCATGCTCCTCATGGCCTCCTTGGAGGTGCTGTACCTGTTGGCTCAGCTTGGAGAGGTTCCCTGCAGCAAGATAGCCTCGGTCGACCATAGCATAG ACTTGTTAGTGAGGTTAGTATCTGTTGACCTTCATACATTCGGACCAGATGCTCTAACAGCGGTACGGTTGATCGAGCATCAGGCCAACACCGAACAGGCAACGGAGGTTCGACCGCAGCTGGTAGAGCAGGTACCTGCGGCTGTGCAGGGAGCAACATCTACTA CAACAAGGGCTCCGGTTCAGTCCACACAACCGCCGCCTGGCATAGTCGAACTTGATGGAGAGAAATTTACACTGCAATG GCTAAACGCGCACTTTGAGACAAACACTGAGGGCTCGGTGTCCCGATCGGACATGTACTCGGAGTACCTGGCCACGTGCAGCAAAATGGGACGAAGTAACATCTTGAACTCAACCGGCTTCCTCAAATGTCTACG GACTGTGTTTCCCAATCATACAATGCGGCGGCAGGAGGAGACCAAAACCAGTGGCCCAATTCACATCCTCCTGGTGGGGATAAGGCGAAGGTCGATACCCCTGCCCATTCAACTATATTACCAGCAGTCTCAACAGCAGCAGACGCCAGGAGCAACACCCCCTCCTGTAGTTCGACAAGAAGCCCCTGGAGACCCACAGGTTCCATCTCCAG GGATACCTCCTGGGAATACACCACAGATGGGACGGACACCAGGTCCCAGTGTCAGCGCAGGTGGTCCAGCTGGTCCTCACCCGGTGCAGTTATCGTCAAATACCCAGACAGTAGTGCAGCAGGTCCGGCCCTGTCCAGCGGTTCAGATCCCAACATCATCATCGGCTTTCCAGAACCACAGCCCCCAGAACCCTGCTGCGCCAACTCCTGCTCAGCAACACTGCCCCATCCTCCCCACCGGGACACCAGTCACGCTATTTCAGCAAGTACCTCAGGGCCACATACTTACGGCCAGGGTACAAGGTGTCTGTCCCCCAATCTCCCAGCACCCGCCCCTCACTCAAACCCCTCCTCTTTCGGCACCACAAGGAGGCTCTCCCCAGGTAGAGCCTCAGTGTGGTGTGGCTGCATCTGCATCCACCTCTTCCATCCAGGCGTCATCAACAGGGTCACGTGTCACATTTCAGAATATTGCCCCCAAGCCAGCGCCAAACCAGACAGCTGTACCAGCAGCCACGATAGCCGCCCCCAACCAGCAGCCTCAACAACAGGCACAGAGTGTGGTTATAGTCAGTCCTAGCCCTCAACAGACCCCTGTCTACACCCCCGCCATACACCAAATCGTTCTTGCCAATCCTTCTGCCATTCCCGGTGCCCAGACTATCCAGTTAGCAGGGCAGCCTGCAGCTCCTTCCAGTCCCTGCCCACCTGCTGCATCCCACTCAAATGCCCTTGTGCAGCCCAATCAAACTGTCAGCCAGACACTGTCCATGAAAAGGCATCAGCAGCAGCCGTCACTTCAAATGATTCCGCAAACTCCCCCCTCTCAGCCTACCTCCTCAGAATCCAGCTTGATCAAACAGCTTCTGCTTCCAAAGCGAGGGCCTTCCACGCCAGGTGGAAAGCTCATCCTTCCTGCGCCACAGGTACCCCCTCCCAACAGCACGATAGCCCCAAATTCACAAGTCATCTACCAGGCAGCCTACAACACCCAGGGGCCCTCTCCACAACCTCAACAGCTCAATGTTCAGCTAGTTCCTGGTCAAGTTCAGCTCTTGCCAGGCCAGCTCATCTCGACAAGTAGTCCAGCTACAATCATCCAGGCCCCCATGGCGACTGGACAAGTCACATTTACTGTGGTCCCTAACACTGGCTTCACCACGTCTACTGCAGCCGTCGCCGCGGTCAGCGCAGTGGCCCCAAGTGTTCCCCAGCCTCCGTTATCGACTGGAACCGTGCCCCAGCAAGCCCCTGCTGTCCCACCGCCATCACCACTGCCACCGAATCCACTCCGAGGAGACAAGATCATCTgtcaaaaggaggaggaggccaaGGACGCCACTGGGTTGCACATTCATGAGCGGAAAATCGAGGTCATGGAGAACTCCTCTTTGCCAGATGGAGACTCCACCAATGGGAAAACCAGTAACGGCGATGTTGGAGTAGGTGGCAAGCTGCTAAACGGTCGGAAGTGCGTGGAGTCTAATCTACCTCCATACCACTCAGGGAACACCCAGGGGGCACTAAATGGTCCGGCTGTGGAGAGTCCCCCTGCTAATGGGAAGCAGGCCCTCTCCCCTAGACTTGACGCCCCTTTGGAGGCGAACCCCGACTCTAAAAAGACACTGGTCAATGGGGTGTGTGATGTTGATCGGGGCGACTGTGGTGTCattaacaaaaacattccaaatCACATTGCTTCCAAACAGTACTTGGGGAATGGAGATGTGGGCCCTACAGAGAAGAGTCACAGCTCAACCCCCCCTGCTCCCAGCCCTCCACTGCAGCAGGATACTGCCAAAGCCCAGCAGGCTGAGCGCCTGGCCAATGGACCTCAGGCAGTAGGCACCAGGCCTCCCTCAGAATTAACAAACGGACCTTTGGGGCCGGGCCACGCCGTGCCTGTGCTAAGGCAGCAACTGCTTCCCAATTCCTCCCTCCCTCCGACTCTTCCCGTTACCTCCCCGAGCGTGGTCACCTCCCCTGCAAACGGAGTAGCCTTGGAGGCCCGGGGCGTGAAGAGGCCTGCTGAGAACGAGGATCGCACGGCGTCAGCCCCCTCCTCGGGGATCCCCAATAAAGTGGGAGTGCGGATAATCACCATCAGTGACCCCAACAACGCCGGCAACAGCTCCACGATGGTGGCGGTGCCGGCGGGAACAGACCCAAGCACAGTAGCCAAAGTAGCAATAGAAAACGCCACTCAGCAGAGGAACTGCTCACCAACACAGACGGCTGGCTCAACG CCTACTGTTACCCCATCCCCGCCCCCTGTGACCCAGCCTGCAAATGCGGATAGCAATGGCCCTCATCTCCCTCCAACACAGCAAGCCCCCACGGCACCACCAGAGCAGAACAGGAAAGCGGGGCAGAACTTCAAATGTCTTTGGCAATCGTGTAAACG GTGGTTTGAGACCCCATCACAAGTGTTTTATCACGCGGCAACGCAACACGGTGGAAAAGATGTGTACGGAGGCCATTGTCAGTGGGAGGGATGCGACCCTTTTCCACGACAGAGACTGTCCTTCATTACGCATCTACAG GACAAGCACTGTTCTCGGGACTCTTTGCTAGCTGGACTCAAACTGGAGGAACAGCAAGCCCAGCAAAGTCCCAACCAGACTTCTTCCCA GACGCCACCAGTGGCAGGCAGTAGTACACCGGCAGGCCGACCGGCGAAAGCGATCGTCAATCATCCGAGTGCAGCCCTCATGGCCCTCCGCAGAGGCTCTCGAAACCTGGTCTTCAGGGACTTCACG